A DNA window from Paenibacillus andongensis contains the following coding sequences:
- a CDS encoding DivIVA domain-containing protein — translation MPLTPLDIHNKEFSRSFRGYDEDQVNEFLDQVIKDYEALIRENKDLHNQTLTLQERLDHFTNIEESLSKTIIVAQEAADEVRSNAKKEAQLILKEAEKNADRIINESLTRSRKVALEIEELKKQASIYRTRFRTLLEAQLELLGTEGWQSMQFENKEE, via the coding sequence ATGCCATTAACACCGCTAGACATACATAATAAGGAATTTTCCCGCTCGTTCCGCGGTTATGATGAAGATCAAGTGAATGAATTCCTGGATCAAGTCATTAAGGATTACGAGGCATTGATTCGCGAGAATAAAGACTTGCATAATCAGACATTAACGCTGCAGGAACGTTTGGACCATTTCACCAACATTGAGGAATCACTTAGCAAAACGATTATTGTTGCTCAAGAAGCTGCGGATGAAGTGAGAAGCAATGCGAAGAAGGAAGCGCAGCTGATCTTGAAGGAAGCTGAGAAGAATGCTGATCGGATTATTAACGAATCCTTGACGCGTTCACGCAAGGTTGCTTTGGAGATTGAAGAGCTGAAGAAACAAGCCTCCATCTATCGCACACGCTTCCGGACGCTGCTTGAAGCGCAATTAGAGCTGTTGGGCACAGAAGGCTGGCAAAGTATGCAGTTTGAAAATAAAGAAGAGTAG
- the dapD gene encoding 2,3,4,5-tetrahydropyridine-2,6-dicarboxylate N-acetyltransferase → MTEMNTLEIIQFIKESKKKTPVKVYVKGNLEGINFGEGSQTFISGGSGVVFGEWSEIQPVLEANKAQIADFVVEADRRNSAIPMLDLKPINARIEPGAIIRDKVHIGDNAVIMMGALINIGASVGDGTMIDMNAVLGGRAQVGKMCHIGAGAVVAGVIEPPSAQPCVIEDDVLVGANAVILEGVRIGKGSVVAAGAIVTQDVEEYTVVAGAPARVIKKVDDKTKSKTEILQDLRTL, encoded by the coding sequence ATGACCGAGATGAATACGTTAGAAATTATTCAATTTATTAAAGAAAGCAAGAAAAAAACGCCTGTTAAAGTATACGTAAAAGGAAACCTTGAAGGTATTAACTTTGGTGAAGGCAGCCAAACCTTTATATCCGGCGGAAGCGGCGTTGTTTTTGGCGAATGGAGTGAAATTCAGCCCGTTCTTGAAGCAAACAAAGCGCAAATCGCGGATTTCGTTGTTGAAGCGGATCGTCGCAATTCTGCGATTCCAATGCTTGATCTGAAGCCAATCAATGCGCGCATTGAACCAGGTGCGATCATTCGTGATAAAGTACATATCGGAGATAACGCCGTCATCATGATGGGCGCTCTCATTAATATTGGTGCTTCTGTTGGCGATGGTACAATGATCGATATGAATGCTGTTCTTGGTGGTAGAGCACAAGTCGGCAAAATGTGTCATATCGGCGCAGGTGCAGTTGTTGCAGGCGTTATTGAGCCCCCTTCCGCACAGCCTTGTGTGATTGAGGATGATGTGCTTGTTGGAGCGAATGCCGTTATCTTGGAAGGTGTTCGTATCGGAAAAGGATCTGTTGTTGCTGCCGGTGCTATCGTTACACAAGACGTAGAAGAATATACAGTTGTAGCAGGAGCACCTGCACGAGTGATTAAGAAAGTGGACGATAAAACGAAGTCCAAAACAGAAATTTTACAAGATCTGCGCACCCTGTAA
- a CDS encoding N-acetyldiaminopimelate deacetylase has product MLSPFIELRRQLHQIPEPGFQEFKTQQLLLDHLAKLPQDRLTIRTWRTGILVYIKGTNPTKRFGYRADMDGLPITEETSLPFPSQHRGYMHACGHDFHMSIGMGVVTHFAQQPMQDDLIVLFQPAEEGPGGALPMLAAEELQDWKPDQMVALHIAPEYPVGTIATRPEILFANTSELFIDLLGKGGHAAYPHQANDMIIAATQMVGQLQTIVSRNVNPLDSAVITIGKMEAGTKQNIIAEKARLEGTIRTLSADSMDKIKKRIEAVAAGIESSFECQVSIDYGSNYRQVFNDPALTVEFMDWLRGKENVQLVECTEAMTGEDFGYFLEQIPGFMFWLGVDTPHGLHNAKLDPNESAIDVAIDTITAYLRFKSN; this is encoded by the coding sequence ATGCTTAGCCCCTTTATAGAGCTGCGCCGTCAGCTTCACCAAATTCCGGAGCCGGGCTTTCAAGAGTTCAAGACGCAGCAGCTTCTCCTTGACCATCTAGCTAAGCTTCCTCAGGATAGACTGACGATTCGTACTTGGCGCACTGGCATTTTGGTTTACATCAAAGGTACGAATCCTACCAAACGCTTCGGATATCGAGCGGATATGGACGGGCTGCCCATCACGGAAGAGACCTCTCTTCCGTTTCCTTCCCAGCATCGAGGCTACATGCATGCGTGCGGACATGATTTTCATATGTCGATTGGGATGGGCGTTGTTACCCATTTCGCTCAGCAGCCGATGCAGGATGATCTGATTGTGCTGTTCCAGCCAGCAGAAGAAGGACCAGGCGGAGCTTTGCCCATGCTTGCTGCTGAAGAATTGCAGGATTGGAAGCCTGACCAGATGGTTGCTCTCCATATAGCTCCTGAGTACCCAGTAGGCACGATTGCCACGAGGCCGGAGATCTTGTTTGCCAATACATCTGAGCTGTTCATTGACCTGCTAGGCAAAGGCGGACATGCCGCTTACCCGCACCAAGCAAACGATATGATCATTGCTGCGACACAAATGGTTGGTCAACTGCAGACCATTGTTTCCCGTAATGTGAATCCGCTGGATTCGGCCGTCATTACCATTGGTAAAATGGAAGCCGGAACCAAGCAGAACATTATCGCTGAAAAAGCGCGCTTGGAAGGTACAATTCGTACCCTTTCCGCTGATTCTATGGACAAGATCAAGAAACGGATCGAAGCTGTAGCGGCAGGAATCGAAAGCTCCTTCGAGTGCCAAGTTTCTATTGATTATGGCTCGAATTACCGCCAGGTGTTTAATGATCCAGCTTTGACCGTGGAATTCATGGACTGGCTGCGCGGAAAAGAAAATGTACAGCTTGTGGAATGTACAGAAGCGATGACAGGCGAAGACTTTGGCTACTTTTTGGAGCAAATACCTGGCTTCATGTTCTGGTTAGGGGTAGATACTCCTCATGGGTTGCATAACGCCAAGCTTGATCCTAATGAGAGTGCTATTGATGTAGCCATAGATACCATTACAGCCTATTTACGGTTTAAATCTAATTAA
- the lspA gene encoding signal peptidase II, whose product MKYYFYALIVFILDQVSKWFIVKRIPLGEERPVLGDFFIITSHRNRGAAFGILQNQRWFFIVITLIVVIGILWYMRRTIRERKVLLSFALCLLLGGAIGNFIDRALFGEVVDFLQFTFDFSLFGKAIYYIYPIFNLADSAIVIGVILIFLESLLTWRKEKKGATNEHKPDLI is encoded by the coding sequence ATGAAATATTATTTCTATGCGCTCATCGTTTTTATTTTGGATCAAGTATCCAAATGGTTTATTGTGAAACGGATTCCGCTTGGCGAGGAACGTCCAGTGCTAGGTGATTTCTTCATCATAACTTCGCATCGTAATCGGGGTGCGGCATTTGGCATTTTGCAAAATCAAAGATGGTTTTTCATTGTGATTACACTTATTGTAGTGATTGGTATTCTCTGGTACATGCGTCGGACGATACGTGAGAGAAAAGTTTTATTATCTTTTGCACTTTGTCTTCTGCTAGGAGGAGCAATCGGTAATTTTATTGATCGAGCTTTATTCGGTGAAGTTGTGGATTTCCTGCAGTTTACCTTTGATTTTAGCTTGTTCGGCAAAGCCATTTATTATATTTATCCGATTTTCAATCTAGCTGATTCGGCCATCGTGATCGGGGTCATCCTGATTTTCCTAGAATCGTTACTTACTTGGAGAAAAGAGAAAAAAGGAGCAACGAATGAACACAAACCAGACCTCATCTGA
- a CDS encoding molecular chaperone DnaK encodes MSHLSEEQLRELYLQLLEEKVYLEKHFAMNDNYGLSNSFKDSTGELSMYDNHPGDVATEIYEREKDISLNEHAEFHLNQVNEALARMESGEYGICVFSKQPIPFERLQAIPTTLYSLEHVPDPDRSFRRPVEEQVLYPPFGRTSFDERDDETEFDGEDAWQIVESWGTSNSPAFAEDPNVDHYNEMYVEADEHVGYVESFESFVATDLYGEHVTIVRGKAYRDYMHKGEGEPLLEPENHYNPDDEQL; translated from the coding sequence ATGAGCCATTTATCCGAGGAGCAATTAAGAGAATTATATCTGCAATTATTGGAGGAAAAGGTTTATCTCGAAAAACATTTTGCCATGAATGATAATTATGGCCTGTCCAATTCTTTTAAAGATAGTACTGGAGAGCTCTCCATGTATGATAATCATCCAGGAGACGTTGCCACAGAAATTTACGAACGAGAGAAAGATATTTCACTCAACGAACATGCTGAATTTCATTTAAATCAAGTTAATGAAGCCTTAGCTCGCATGGAGAGTGGAGAATACGGCATATGTGTATTCAGCAAACAACCGATTCCCTTTGAGCGCCTTCAAGCTATCCCTACTACCCTTTACAGCTTAGAACACGTTCCTGATCCTGACCGATCATTCCGAAGACCTGTTGAAGAACAAGTGCTCTACCCACCTTTTGGCCGAACCAGCTTTGACGAACGTGACGACGAGACTGAATTCGATGGTGAAGATGCTTGGCAAATTGTTGAAAGTTGGGGTACCTCAAATTCGCCCGCCTTCGCGGAAGATCCCAATGTTGATCACTATAATGAAATGTATGTGGAAGCCGATGAGCACGTTGGATATGTTGAGTCTTTTGAGAGCTTTGTTGCGACTGACCTGTATGGTGAACATGTTACCATTGTTCGAGGCAAGGCCTACCGTGATTATATGCATAAAGGTGAGGGCGAGCCTCTTCTCGAACCAGAAAACCATTATAACCCAGATGATGAGCAGCTCTAG
- a CDS encoding aminotransferase A yields MEYLINPQVKDIQISGIRKISNLVSTIPGALTLTIGQPDFPTPRHIIEAGQRALDKNKTVYTQNPGLLELREAVSSFVLIKYGQQYRAADEIIVTAGASQAVDITLRTILTPGAEVIIPAPIYPGYEPLIRLAGGVPVYVDTRPNGLKLTAELLEPYLTANTRCVILCYPSNPTGQVLTEQELTDLAQLLEDRELFILSDEIYSELVYGVQHHSIATIGKLREKTIVINGLSKSHAMTGWRVGFTLAPAYITEHIVKVHQYNVTCASSVSQYAALEALTVGVDDALPMRNAYEVRRDYVYDRLVAMGFELEKPNGAFYLFPSISKFGLTSQEFTLRLLHEEHVAVVPGDAFTSYGEGYIRISYAYSQEVLEESLDRLERFISKLT; encoded by the coding sequence ATGGAGTATCTGATTAATCCACAAGTGAAAGATATTCAAATTTCAGGCATACGTAAAATATCTAATCTCGTCAGCACCATTCCAGGTGCATTGACTTTAACGATCGGACAGCCTGATTTCCCGACGCCGCGGCATATAATTGAGGCGGGACAGAGGGCTTTGGATAAAAATAAAACGGTTTATACGCAAAATCCCGGACTATTGGAACTGCGAGAAGCGGTATCCAGCTTCGTTCTCATTAAGTACGGCCAACAATATCGCGCAGCTGATGAAATTATCGTGACAGCTGGAGCGAGTCAAGCGGTAGACATTACGTTACGTACCATCCTTACACCTGGTGCAGAAGTTATTATTCCCGCGCCAATTTACCCGGGATACGAGCCATTAATCAGACTAGCAGGGGGAGTCCCTGTTTATGTTGATACTAGACCGAATGGCTTGAAATTAACGGCGGAGTTACTTGAGCCTTATCTAACAGCTAACACGCGCTGCGTTATCTTGTGCTATCCATCTAATCCAACAGGCCAAGTGCTCACGGAGCAGGAATTGACCGATTTGGCTCAATTATTAGAAGATCGGGAATTGTTTATTTTATCCGATGAAATTTACAGTGAGCTTGTGTACGGAGTCCAACATCATTCTATTGCAACGATAGGTAAGCTTCGCGAGAAAACCATTGTTATTAATGGCCTATCCAAATCCCACGCTATGACAGGCTGGCGGGTTGGATTCACTTTAGCGCCTGCATACATTACCGAGCATATTGTCAAGGTACATCAGTATAATGTGACCTGCGCAAGCTCAGTAAGCCAGTACGCGGCATTAGAGGCTTTGACAGTTGGTGTGGATGATGCTCTGCCAATGCGCAATGCCTATGAAGTTCGTAGGGATTACGTCTATGATCGTTTGGTCGCGATGGGCTTCGAGTTGGAAAAGCCGAATGGGGCGTTTTATTTGTTCCCTTCCATTTCCAAGTTCGGTTTAACCTCTCAGGAATTTACCTTGAGGCTGCTTCATGAGGAGCACGTTGCTGTTGTACCTGGAGATGCTTTCACTTCTTACGGAGAAGGCTATATCCGCATTTCGTATGCTTATTCACAAGAAGTATTAGAAGAGTCGCTTGATCGGCTTGAGCGTTTTATTAGTAAGCTAACGTAA
- a CDS encoding RluA family pseudouridine synthase encodes MNTNQTSSEAATNDVVEWTVEEQYASERIDKFITEALEEDVSRTLVQQWVKDGHVRVNGKTIKPNYKLSEQDIISLRIPEPQGVELAAENIPLNVVYEDADVIVINKQRGLVVHPAPGHYSGTLVNALMYHCKDLSGINGELRPGIVHRIDKDTSGLIMSAKNDKAHASLAEQLKAHTVNRKYIALVHGNLQHDQGTIDAPIGRDSNDRKMYTVTEKNSKQAVTHFVVIERFGDFTLVELKLETGRTHQIRVHMKFIGHPLVGDPMYGKSKGMLMDGQALHAAILGFKHPRTEEWLQFEAPIPADMENLLQTIRTS; translated from the coding sequence ATGAACACAAACCAGACCTCATCTGAGGCCGCGACAAATGATGTCGTCGAATGGACGGTTGAAGAGCAGTATGCCAGTGAACGTATTGATAAATTCATTACAGAAGCATTAGAAGAAGATGTGTCAAGAACACTCGTTCAGCAATGGGTCAAAGACGGACATGTTAGAGTGAATGGGAAAACAATAAAACCAAACTATAAGCTGTCTGAACAAGATATTATTTCTTTGCGAATTCCTGAGCCCCAGGGTGTTGAGCTAGCCGCGGAAAACATTCCCCTGAATGTTGTATATGAAGACGCCGATGTCATCGTGATCAATAAACAGCGGGGACTTGTCGTTCATCCAGCACCTGGCCATTACTCAGGTACATTAGTAAACGCATTGATGTACCATTGCAAGGATCTATCTGGCATCAACGGAGAGCTGCGTCCTGGCATCGTACATCGGATTGATAAGGACACATCCGGTCTTATCATGTCGGCAAAGAACGATAAAGCACACGCTAGCTTAGCTGAGCAGTTAAAGGCTCATACGGTTAATCGCAAATATATCGCCCTAGTACATGGGAATCTACAACACGATCAAGGTACTATCGACGCTCCGATCGGACGCGATTCCAATGATCGCAAGATGTATACGGTAACGGAGAAAAACAGCAAGCAAGCTGTAACTCATTTCGTAGTTATCGAACGTTTTGGCGATTTTACCTTGGTGGAGCTGAAACTTGAAACAGGAAGAACCCACCAAATTCGCGTGCATATGAAATTCATTGGTCACCCGCTTGTTGGTGATCCGATGTATGGCAAGAGCAAAGGGATGCTTATGGATGGGCAAGCGCTGCATGCTGCCATTCTAGGCTTTAAACATCCGCGTACAGAGGAATGGCTGCAATTTGAAGCACCGATACCCGCTGATATGGAAAACCTTTTGCAAACAATTCGAACATCCTAG
- a CDS encoding ABC transporter ATP-binding protein has product MSDKPKEKAPSQAGVNPGHFGRGGMGGMGMPVQKAKDFKGTIRRLSRYMSPFRISILLVFISAVLSTLFSIISPKLMGNATTILYEGSIAKFKGVAGAKIDFDAIFKIIVILAALYILSAILTFIQQWIMVGVTQKIVFNLRKDISEKLTRVPLSFFDSRSHGDTMSRATNDVDTLSSTMQQSLTQLITSIVTLLGIIIMMLTISPLLTLATIVTLPLSILGTKMIASRSQKYFKGQQKTLGELNGHVEEMYTGHTIVKAFGREQKSVEQFNEINERLYHSGWRAQFISGMIFPLMSFIGNIGYVLVSVIGGIMVTNGAIKIGDILAFIQYSGQFGMPIAQVANIANVIQSTIAAAERIFELLDEPEEVLEITHVKTTQNVKGHVQFKQVNFAYKEDTPLIQDMNIQVEPGQTVAIVGPTGAGKTTIVNLLMRFYELKNGTISIDAVDTREMSRSHLRGLFGMVLQDTWLFNGTIRENIAYGRDGATEEEIVSAARAAYADHFIRTLPEGYDTRLNEEASNLSHGQKQLLTIARAILADPTILILDEATSSVDTRTEVSIQKAMNNLMEGRTSFVIAHRLSTIRDADLILVMNHGSVIEQGSHEQLLEQHGFYADLYYSQFAQKAL; this is encoded by the coding sequence ATGAGCGACAAACCAAAAGAGAAAGCTCCTTCTCAAGCAGGGGTAAATCCCGGTCACTTTGGCCGAGGCGGCATGGGTGGCATGGGAATGCCAGTTCAAAAGGCTAAGGATTTCAAGGGAACTATACGACGGTTGTCCCGGTATATGAGTCCTTTCCGTATATCTATCCTGCTTGTTTTTATCTCGGCTGTACTCAGCACGCTTTTCAGCATTATTAGTCCCAAACTTATGGGGAACGCAACAACCATATTGTATGAAGGCTCTATCGCGAAGTTCAAGGGAGTTGCCGGTGCTAAAATTGACTTCGATGCCATTTTCAAAATCATTGTTATCCTGGCTGCTCTTTACATACTTAGTGCCATTCTTACTTTCATCCAACAATGGATTATGGTCGGTGTCACACAGAAAATAGTATTTAATCTCCGTAAAGATATCAGCGAGAAGCTCACCCGAGTACCTCTCTCCTTCTTCGACTCACGCAGTCATGGAGATACGATGAGCCGGGCTACTAACGACGTAGATACTCTCAGCTCTACCATGCAGCAAAGCTTGACGCAGTTGATTACTTCAATCGTAACCTTGCTCGGAATCATTATTATGATGCTAACGATCAGTCCTTTATTGACCTTGGCCACCATCGTAACCTTGCCGCTCAGCATTTTGGGAACGAAAATGATCGCCTCACGGTCTCAGAAGTATTTTAAAGGTCAACAAAAAACGCTCGGCGAACTGAATGGTCACGTGGAAGAAATGTACACCGGACATACCATTGTCAAAGCTTTTGGCCGTGAGCAGAAATCCGTTGAGCAATTCAATGAAATTAATGAACGCTTGTATCATTCAGGCTGGCGTGCCCAGTTTATCTCGGGGATGATCTTCCCCCTTATGTCCTTTATCGGGAATATCGGCTATGTATTGGTCAGTGTGATTGGTGGCATCATGGTAACAAATGGGGCTATTAAAATCGGAGATATTTTAGCGTTTATTCAATATTCAGGGCAATTCGGGATGCCAATTGCACAGGTGGCTAATATAGCCAACGTGATTCAGTCCACTATTGCCGCCGCGGAACGTATCTTCGAGCTGTTAGATGAGCCGGAAGAAGTACTGGAAATCACTCATGTAAAAACAACCCAAAATGTTAAAGGCCATGTTCAATTTAAACAGGTTAATTTTGCTTACAAAGAGGATACCCCGTTGATTCAAGATATGAATATTCAAGTAGAGCCTGGACAAACGGTTGCCATTGTTGGCCCAACAGGTGCAGGTAAAACAACGATTGTCAATTTACTGATGCGTTTCTACGAATTAAAGAATGGTACGATTTCCATTGATGCGGTAGACACACGTGAAATGTCACGTAGTCATCTGCGCGGACTGTTCGGTATGGTCCTGCAAGACACATGGCTGTTCAACGGAACGATTCGTGAAAATATCGCTTACGGACGTGATGGTGCCACTGAGGAAGAGATCGTTAGTGCGGCTCGTGCGGCCTATGCCGATCATTTCATTCGAACCCTGCCGGAAGGATACGATACTAGATTGAATGAAGAAGCATCCAACCTTTCACATGGGCAAAAGCAGCTTCTGACCATTGCACGCGCCATACTTGCGGATCCAACCATTTTGATTCTTGATGAAGCGACGAGCAGCGTAGATACACGCACGGAAGTATCCATTCAAAAGGCGATGAATAACCTGATGGAGGGTCGCACAAGCTTCGTCATTGCACATCGACTTTCCACCATACGAGATGCCGATCTTATTCTTGTTATGAATCATGGCTCCGTTATTGAACAAGGATCCCATGAACAGCTATTGGAACAGCATGGCTTTTATGCAGATCTATACTATAGTCAATTCGCTCAAAAAGCTCTATGA
- the ileS gene encoding isoleucine--tRNA ligase produces MDYGKTLNLLQTEFPMRGNLPQAEPKIQEHWEAEDIYAKVQESRKGRTKFILHDGPPYANGDIHIGHALNKVLKDIIVRFKTLQGFDAPYVPGWDTHGLPIEQVITNSGKVDRKKMTVPEFREYCKEYALQSVEKQKSQFQRLGIRGDWKNPYITLQPNYEAQQIRVFGKMVQKGFVYKGLKPVYWSPSSESALAEAEIEYKEKTSSSIYVAFPVKDGKGKLPQDAAIVIWTTTAWTLPANLGISLHPEFDYAVVGAGGKKYVLAQGLLAAAAKEIGWTDYEVLSTIKGSELEFVTCQHPFYDRESLVMVGEHVTLEAGTGCVHTAPGHGEDDFAIGQRYNIGVLCPVDDQGHFTAEAPGFEGLFYEKGGKLIIEKLQELGLLLKAGEIQHQYAHDWRTKKPVIYRATEQWFASIDKFRQEMLDEIKQVKWTPEWGEVRLHNMIADRGDWCISRQRAWGVPIPIFYCRSCNEPLVNEQTTQHVAQLFEQEGSNAWFIKDEKDLLPQGTSCSKCGHVEFRKETDIMDVWFDSGSSHVAVLESRPELQWPADLYLEGSDQYRGWFNSSLITGVATREKSPYKGVLSHGFTLDGEGRKMSKSIGNTIDPNVVCGKLGADILRLWVSSVDYQSDHRISDNILNQTTEVYRKIRNTMRFLLGNMSHFNPETDRVAAESLSELDRYALIRLNRMIEKVVKAYEAYEFHVVYQTIHHFCAVEMSSFYLDIIKDRLYANAPHDPARKASQTVLYAALTAITKLISPILPHTADEVWKYIPGVELSSVQLAELPEVDSSLYKEELENKWNSFLDVRDEVLKALEEARKEKVIGNSLGAAVHLYPNDEAAYDLLMQLEQLDQLFIVSAVNVHKPGTEAPVGVYQSKDAAIAITVAEGEKCERCWIVTSEVGQSKEHPTLCARCNDVVSTHYHE; encoded by the coding sequence ATGGATTATGGCAAAACATTAAATTTACTGCAAACGGAGTTTCCGATGAGAGGCAATTTGCCGCAGGCGGAACCGAAAATCCAAGAACACTGGGAAGCTGAAGACATATATGCCAAAGTGCAGGAGAGTCGCAAAGGCAGAACAAAATTCATTTTGCATGATGGACCTCCGTACGCGAACGGCGATATTCATATCGGACATGCCTTAAACAAGGTATTGAAAGATATTATCGTGCGATTCAAAACATTACAAGGTTTCGATGCGCCTTATGTTCCAGGCTGGGATACACACGGATTGCCGATTGAGCAGGTGATTACAAACAGCGGGAAAGTCGATCGTAAAAAAATGACTGTCCCTGAGTTCCGTGAATATTGCAAAGAGTATGCCCTGCAGTCTGTTGAGAAACAGAAAAGCCAATTCCAGCGACTTGGTATTCGCGGTGACTGGAAGAATCCGTATATCACTCTGCAGCCAAATTATGAAGCTCAGCAAATTCGAGTGTTCGGTAAAATGGTTCAAAAAGGCTTTGTCTACAAAGGTTTGAAGCCTGTCTATTGGTCCCCTTCATCCGAAAGTGCACTTGCAGAAGCTGAGATTGAATACAAAGAAAAAACTTCTTCTTCCATCTATGTGGCGTTCCCTGTTAAAGACGGCAAAGGCAAACTGCCGCAGGATGCCGCTATTGTGATTTGGACGACAACGGCATGGACACTCCCTGCAAACCTGGGTATCTCACTTCATCCTGAGTTCGACTACGCTGTTGTTGGGGCTGGTGGGAAGAAGTATGTACTTGCACAGGGCTTGCTTGCAGCTGCAGCTAAGGAAATTGGCTGGACTGATTACGAAGTGTTATCGACGATAAAGGGCAGTGAGCTTGAGTTCGTTACGTGTCAGCATCCGTTCTATGACCGTGAATCGCTTGTAATGGTCGGCGAACATGTGACACTTGAGGCAGGTACTGGTTGTGTACACACAGCTCCTGGACATGGGGAAGACGACTTCGCGATTGGACAACGTTATAACATCGGAGTGCTATGTCCTGTGGATGATCAAGGGCATTTCACAGCGGAAGCACCGGGCTTCGAAGGCTTGTTCTATGAAAAAGGCGGCAAGCTGATTATCGAGAAGCTGCAAGAATTAGGTCTATTGCTTAAAGCTGGTGAAATTCAGCATCAATACGCCCATGATTGGCGCACGAAGAAGCCAGTTATTTATCGAGCGACAGAGCAATGGTTCGCGTCCATCGATAAGTTCAGACAAGAGATGTTGGATGAAATTAAGCAAGTGAAATGGACGCCAGAGTGGGGTGAAGTTCGCCTGCATAACATGATCGCAGATCGTGGAGACTGGTGTATTTCGAGGCAGCGTGCATGGGGTGTTCCTATTCCGATCTTCTACTGCCGCAGCTGTAACGAACCGCTTGTCAATGAGCAAACCACCCAACATGTGGCTCAATTATTTGAGCAAGAAGGCTCGAATGCTTGGTTTATCAAAGATGAAAAGGATCTCCTCCCTCAGGGAACTAGCTGTTCCAAATGTGGTCATGTTGAGTTCCGTAAGGAAACGGACATCATGGACGTATGGTTTGATTCTGGTTCCAGCCATGTGGCTGTTCTAGAATCCCGTCCTGAGCTGCAATGGCCTGCGGATCTGTACTTAGAAGGTTCTGACCAATACCGTGGTTGGTTCAACTCTTCTCTCATTACAGGTGTTGCCACAAGAGAGAAATCGCCATATAAAGGCGTTCTCAGCCATGGCTTTACGCTGGATGGAGAAGGACGGAAAATGTCCAAGTCGATCGGCAACACGATTGATCCGAATGTTGTGTGTGGTAAGCTAGGCGCCGATATTCTGCGTCTGTGGGTATCCTCAGTCGATTATCAATCGGATCACCGGATCTCGGATAATATTTTGAATCAAACGACGGAAGTATACCGTAAAATTCGCAACACGATGCGCTTCTTGCTGGGGAACATGAGTCATTTCAACCCAGAAACCGATCGTGTAGCTGCGGAGAGTTTGTCTGAGCTTGATCGTTATGCGTTGATCCGCTTGAATCGCATGATTGAGAAGGTAGTGAAGGCATACGAAGCGTATGAATTCCATGTCGTTTACCAAACGATTCATCATTTCTGCGCAGTTGAAATGAGCTCTTTCTATTTGGATATTATCAAGGATCGTTTGTATGCAAACGCGCCTCATGATCCAGCTCGGAAAGCTTCGCAAACCGTATTATATGCTGCCTTAACTGCGATCACGAAGCTAATTTCACCGATTCTTCCGCACACAGCTGATGAAGTGTGGAAGTACATCCCCGGAGTTGAGCTCAGCAGTGTGCAGTTAGCAGAACTGCCAGAAGTCGATTCAAGTTTGTATAAGGAAGAATTGGAAAATAAATGGAATAGCTTCCTGGATGTTAGAGATGAAGTTCTGAAAGCTCTCGAGGAGGCACGTAAAGAGAAGGTCATCGGTAACTCGTTAGGAGCTGCTGTGCATCTATATCCGAATGATGAAGCTGCTTACGATTTGCTAATGCAATTGGAGCAATTGGATCAGTTATTCATCGTCTCTGCTGTGAATGTACACAAACCTGGAACAGAAGCTCCTGTTGGGGTGTATCAATCCAAGGACGCTGCCATTGCTATCACGGTAGCTGAAGGCGAGAAGTGCGAGCGCTGCTGGATAGTGACTTCAGAGGTAGGGCAAAGTAAAGAACATCCGACACTTTGTGCCAGATGTAATGACGTTGTTTCGACTCATTATCACGAGTAA